From a region of the Thiohalomonas denitrificans genome:
- a CDS encoding c-type cytochrome produces the protein MSETFTKSMARNIYLGGSVFFILLFLALSFDTVQTLPERDNRHNITPSVALGKKVWEDNNCLGCHTLMGEGAYFAPELVNVYNRFGESKLALKAFISGRPVDGIPGRRSMPQFNLSEEELDGLADFLKYASEINAAGWPPNIQG, from the coding sequence CAAAAGCATGGCCAGGAACATTTACCTGGGGGGAAGTGTATTCTTCATCCTCCTGTTCCTGGCTCTATCTTTCGATACCGTCCAAACCCTGCCCGAACGCGACAACCGGCATAACATCACGCCATCCGTCGCTCTCGGCAAAAAGGTTTGGGAGGACAACAACTGCCTCGGCTGCCACACGCTGATGGGAGAGGGCGCCTACTTCGCCCCAGAACTGGTCAATGTCTATAACCGCTTCGGTGAGAGCAAGCTGGCCCTCAAGGCCTTCATCTCCGGCCGGCCTGTAGATGGCATCCCCGGGCGCCGCTCCATGCCCCAGTTCAACCTCTCTGAAGAAGAGCTCGATGGCCTGGCTGATTTCCTGAAGTACGCATCGGAAATCAACGCCGCTGGCTGGCCGCCGAATATCCAGGGCTAA
- a CDS encoding cbb3-type cytochrome c oxidase subunit I: MKYQSQSVAKPYFIAALGLFVGQIIFGLIMGYQYVVGDFLFPEIPFNVARMVHTNLLIVWLLFGFMGASYYLVPEEAERELYSPKLALALFWIFLVAGALTIVGYLAVPYATLAEMTGNDLLPTMGREFLEQPTITKIGIVVVALGFLFNVGMTVLTGRKTVVNIVLMTGLTGLAVLFLFSFYNPTNLVLDKMFWWWVVHLWVEGVWELIMASILAFVLIKTTGVDREVIEKWLYVIIAMALITGILGTGHHYFWIGTPEYWQYLGSIFSALEPIPFFMMTVFAFNMVNKRRKQHPNKAAVLWALGTAVVAFLGAGVWGFLHTLAPVNYYTHGSQITAAHGHLAFYGAYVLIVLTMISYSMPYLRWNQSAAPQRAQVLEMWAFWLMTISMVLITLFLTAAGILQVWMQRAAEEPMAFMVVQDKIALFYWLRFAAGWTFFGGLLVYVSSFFVKNEAPSAITDEEVTAAA; this comes from the coding sequence ATGAAATACCAATCGCAATCCGTAGCAAAACCCTACTTTATCGCCGCCCTCGGTCTTTTCGTGGGGCAAATCATTTTCGGCCTGATCATGGGCTACCAGTATGTGGTCGGGGATTTCCTGTTTCCGGAGATTCCGTTCAACGTGGCCCGCATGGTTCACACCAATCTGCTGATCGTCTGGCTGCTGTTCGGCTTCATGGGTGCCTCCTACTACCTGGTACCGGAAGAGGCGGAGCGGGAACTGTATAGTCCCAAGCTGGCCCTGGCGCTGTTCTGGATCTTCCTGGTCGCCGGCGCACTGACCATCGTTGGTTACCTGGCGGTACCCTACGCCACGCTGGCCGAAATGACAGGCAATGATCTGCTGCCGACCATGGGACGCGAGTTCCTGGAGCAGCCCACGATTACCAAGATCGGCATCGTGGTGGTCGCCCTGGGCTTCCTGTTCAACGTGGGCATGACCGTGCTTACCGGCCGCAAGACGGTGGTCAATATCGTCCTGATGACCGGTCTTACCGGCCTGGCAGTACTGTTCCTGTTCTCCTTCTACAACCCGACCAACCTGGTACTGGACAAGATGTTTTGGTGGTGGGTGGTTCACCTGTGGGTTGAAGGCGTCTGGGAACTGATCATGGCCTCTATCCTGGCGTTCGTGCTGATCAAGACTACCGGCGTTGACCGCGAGGTTATCGAGAAGTGGCTCTACGTCATCATCGCCATGGCCCTGATCACCGGTATCCTGGGCACCGGCCATCACTATTTCTGGATTGGCACGCCGGAGTACTGGCAGTACCTGGGCTCGATCTTCTCCGCCCTTGAGCCGATTCCGTTCTTCATGATGACCGTCTTCGCCTTCAACATGGTGAACAAGCGTCGTAAGCAGCATCCCAACAAGGCGGCCGTACTCTGGGCGCTGGGTACTGCAGTAGTGGCATTCCTGGGCGCAGGCGTGTGGGGCTTCCTGCATACGCTCGCTCCGGTCAACTACTACACCCACGGCTCTCAGATCACCGCTGCCCACGGTCACCTGGCCTTCTACGGTGCGTATGTGCTCATCGTGTTGACCATGATCTCCTACTCCATGCCCTACCTGCGCTGGAACCAGTCCGCCGCGCCCCAGCGGGCACAGGTGCTGGAGATGTGGGCCTTCTGGCTGATGACCATTTCGATGGTGTTGATCACGCTGTTCCTTACTGCGGCGGGTATCCTGCAGGTCTGGATGCAGCGTGCAGCTGAGGAGCCGATGGCCTTCATGGTGGTTCAGGACAAGATCGCCCTGTTCTACTGGCTGCGTTTCGCCGCGGGATGGACGTTCTTTGGTGGCCTCCTTGTGTACGTGTCCAGCTTCTTCGTTAAGAATGAAGCACCCTCGGCCATCACGGATGAGGAAGTGACCGCTGCCGCGTAA